The Musa acuminata AAA Group cultivar baxijiao chromosome BXJ1-8, Cavendish_Baxijiao_AAA, whole genome shotgun sequence genomic sequence TTGTTATTCACTAATTATACATATCCATCAAACCCAGTTCCTGATTTCGTCCCAAAGGATCAGAAAGCTGTCCCTTACTAGTCATTTTGTCAGCAATTTACTGATTTTAAATGGTGGTTCTGCTCGTCTTTCATAAGAAGGTACATCATGATTTCTCAATTGCTATTAGTTCATGATAAATTTTGAGCTTTGATGCAGTTCGCAAGATTTCAGCAATGTTGTACCTTGCCTGCATAATTTCTGCAGAGGGTTCTGTTCATTCCAAAGTTGCACCCTCTTGTATGTTGTTGGCATGTGAGAACAGGGCATATATAATAGTGCATTCAAGTGGAAATTAAGTTCATGGTTCATAGGACAGATCCAGAGAAGGAATATAACATACACTCGGTTGCCTATACAGAAGCATgacataaaattaaataataaagaaACCATATAACTACCATCTGTCTGAAAGATAATTAGCCTTGGCCATTTTCTTGCTCTACCGGGGAAAGATAAGAAAGCAAATAATATACCAAAGCCAAAAAAGTTTTAAAGAAGCTTCAAACTAGAGCATGCAGATTTTCATATGCTTGAACTCCTGCTGGTACGTCTTTTAATTCTATATATAACATACACTGGTTACATTACAACCATGTAGTAACCCTTATGCTCAagcaaaaaaagaagaggagCATGGTAGAGAGTAAGAAAGTAACAGCAAATGCCAAATTTAAGTACTAGTTCTAAAGGTGCAGATCAGCCAAGAATGTTCCTAAGCTATGAAAACTCAACGCAGTTGGACTTGTGAAATTAGGCCACAAGATTTCATATCTCCATAATGGAATTATTAGAACGCAACTGGCCTATGTCAAGAAACCATCAATAACATCAACAACGACAACAACAGTATCAATAAATAAGGAACCATTCAAGCAAATAGCATACCGGCACCATGAAGATGATGCGAACTATGTAGCGCTGATAGGTAGGCTCCGTATAATTCAAGAGATGCCTGTATATGTGAAGCACCGCCAGTGCTATGGCTCCTACCGTACATGGGAACGCGATGATGACAAATAGAATAGGCGCCATCCAAGAAAAGAAGAACCAAATCGAATTCCCGTCGTCCTCCAACCAGCGATCAGTCTAACGCTCAAGCGGATCGGTAACTAAAAGCCGCAGATCACAGTCACAACGAAATCTCGCAGTCCCCGAGTGGCCGTTCCCATGGGACGGGGTCTGCGACCTCGGAGGGGAATCTTGAGGTCAATTGTGGGGAAATCAGCGGCGGAAGGGAGCCGAAACCAGATCTTGGATAAGGTGAACGAAAGCACTGGGAGCAAGTGATCGACAGACTctgatctagggttagggttgAAGGATTGGCGAAACGAAACTGGCAAAGGAGGCGGTCGTAGGGTTTCTTCTTCTTCGCCGTCCTTCTCCCTTCCTCACGGCGGGGGAGATACGACGGGATCAGCGGCAGGAGGATCGTCCCGCATGCGGAGGTATTggcaaggggaggaggaggagggcggaggaggaggaggaagacgacgCCGCAGCGAAGGAATCGAAATGACACAACACCTCGTTGTTACAATTTCCTCTTTCGAATTCAGGGAATGGTGATCATGGTTGAActataataaaagataaaagaaactAATTACCTGTTACTATAATTAATTGTTTAGTATTTAGTTAATAATTTGTTAAAAGAGCATGATAACTgtgtttataatatttatattttatgtatAGGCATTGCAAAAGGTAATTATCTTATTGGGTCGGGTGGGAAATGAGACGGTGACGTCCGACCCGTTTTGAGGGTTATTCTTGGATCTCATATGATCGGATGATGAACCGCCGATCGGGCAATTTTTATTGGGTCGGGTAGGAAAGGAGACGGTGACGAAGTGATACCGTTTCAATTCCCGTCCGACCCGTCTTGTGAAGATTACGGTTCGATGTGGTACGGTTTTGAGTCCAAATTGGTCGAACCGAATCAAATCGGGTCGATTGGATGTATCGCGGGTCGGATTGAGATTGACGTCCCCGCATCCGTTCCATCTCCTCCCTTTCCGCTCACCTCTTGGTGGATAAGACAGAGCGGCACAGCGCCGAGAGCAGTTGTAGAAGAATGGAGGTGTCGTTGATGAGCAGCACTCGCTGCTCTTCCTTCTCGCCCTCTCCCACCTGGAAACCCTCGGTCTCCCTTCTTGCCCGCCCCGCTCTCCTCTCCTTGCGCTCCTCCTCGTTGTGTCCTCTCGGCCCTCTCTCCTCGTCCAGGGACCTCCTCTCCCGCCGGCATGGCGGGCGGAGGGTGACGGTCATGAGCATGGAGGCGGGAATCGGCGTGATGGGGACCAAGCTCGGCATGATGACCTACTTCGAGCCCGACGGCACCGTCGTCCCCGTCACCGTCGTCGGCTTCCGCGAGGGCAATATCGTCGCCCAGGTCAAGACCGCCGCTACCGATGGCTACGACGCTGTCCAGGTGGGCTACCGCCGCGTCCGTGACCGCAAGCTCACCAAGCCCGAGCTGGGCCACCTGGAGAAGGCCGGCGCCATCCCCATGCGCCACCTCCAGGAGTTTCGACTCCAGTCCGTTGACGGCTTCGAGCCCGGCCAGAGGCTCGTCGTCGAGGATATTTTCAAAGAGGGTGACCTCGTCGACGTCTCCGGCAATTCCATCGGCAAGGGGTTCCAAGGTATCGTCTTGTTGCTTTCTTAAAACCCTATTTACTCCGGGGTACAATCCGATCTGAGCTTTATATGCATCTGGTCGAGAAGGCATACATTCTCATCACCATACTAGACTTCAAACTGGATGCTTCATTTTGACTCCATCCACATTAGTTTTTATGCACAACATGAGTATTATGACcacaaaaatcatgttgtgccatcgGAATGACCTAAATCCTATTTAATTCTGATGCAACACCATAAGATTTAGAGTTGCCCTAGTGCAAGCTCAAACGCCACTTTTAAAATGCAGAACTGGATTGAGATATGCAATCATTTTTGGCTAAACGATTTTGTTTTCCAAGTAGATTTCAAGGACTTCTGTCTTGAGAGGAGCATTTAAATTAGCATTGCTCAAAATTGGTGACAATTGACAATCACACCAAGGTGGTAATTGTTTGGTAAGTTTGGAAGATCTTAGGTTCTTACAGTTATTTTGGATTCATTTTTTTCAAGAAATAGCTGGATTTTGGTTTGAAAATGTGTATTTGTTCAAGGAATGCTCTGTTGGTCTTCCATGCCAAAGCACTTTGATGTAGGAACCATTTACCGGTACCATAATAATGGATAATTCGAGGTGTATTCTTAGATTTGGTTGGAATATAGGCATGCACAGGTTCAACCATCAAGGATCTAACTGAATCGACCTGATATGTTTCGTCGTTTGGGTCTTCTTCAGTCTCAATTTGACCCTAGTGTTTGTGTTGTGAAGTTGGTTTGAATGCGAACTGGTGTTTGAGTCTATGTTGGCTGTAATGTACCATGTTAATATGGCATTGGCAAGGAGAATTGAGCCATCAGGGGTGTGCAAACGATGTGCTTGCTTAGGATGCCGACTGGCATGATGTTGGGCTACCAAGTCCGGTTTGTATTTCTCTGGTTCTACATCATTGTTTTGCATTGATGTTTCATGTTGATATACTGTAATTTTATTGTCCATTCTTACACGTTTTATTGTAATACATAATGCTCTGCTTTGTATGAATTTCTACTCTGAGGACAATTAGGTATCATTTATcttattatttgttttccatccGTATTATGGCAGATTAATTTGGCACGTGGATGATACATTTTATCTTTATTCTAGTTTACTTCATGAGTTCTTTTTTGGCTCTTCACCATATGCCTTTTTCTTGGACATCTGTATTATTTTTGATCTATAATCCTCAATCCGTAAACCAGATAATCATGTGTGAACTATCAAGTTATTGTGAAATATAATCTACTGAATTGAGTTCATCCCTGAATTTGCATCTAGACTGGTAGGTGTGTGGAAGAAACAGCCATCTAGACTATCTAATACTTCATGCATGAATTTAACTTGACATGTTTGAAGAAAGTGTATATTTGACTGCAAAAAATTCGGCCGGAAGATGAAGAGGATCCTTTTTCCTTGCAGGTGGAATCAAAAGGCACAACTTCCGTCGTGGACTGATGACTCATGGTTCCAAGAGTCACAGAGCCCTGGGTTCGATTGGTGCTGGTACTACTCCTGGACGTGTGTACAAGGGAAAGAAGATGCCCGGAAGGATGGGAGGAACCAAGACCAAAATCCGAAAGCTGAAGATTGTCAAAATAGACAGCGAATTGCGAGTGGTCATGATAAAAGGGGCTGTTCCTGGAAAGCCGGGCAACCTTCTCCGAATTACGCCTGCCAAGATTGTCGGGAAAAATATACCCAAGAACTAGCACCCATCTATCATTATTGTGTCCAATTCACCTTTCGGAAATCTGGttgcttccctttttttttcattagtcTTCAGCAGTACCTATTAGCTTTCTTTATGGACTATGCTGTTGAACAGAGTCGTAACCATCCCAGCAGTTTTCCCGGAAACCTGGTTGTTTCTTCAACTTCGAGCTTTGTAATCCAACATGTAGTGTTACTACAAGTATGGAGATGGATGTTTCTGTATAATTGTGTGTATAAACCTGATAGCATGGAAGTTCAATTTGTGTATAATTTTGACTTTTGAGATATCATTCATCAATgattatactctctctctctctctctctcctctctctgtcTTCTATCAGTGTTATACAAAGTTAGAAGACATAGCACGTTGGATTTTTGCGTGTATAACATTAACAATCTACCAAAAATGCTTACCTGATGCTACAGTTTCCTGCTTAAATTTGATCCTTGTTTGTGACATGATCAAATTAGCACCAACCGTGCTGTCCTAAGTGTCTTCGCCTCGCTGTTGCTCGAGTCGCCgttgcgcctccctcgaggccttacCCAACTCCTCGTCTCCCGGCAGTTGCGCTTCGTGTCGTGCGAGCTTGTAATGAAGAATTGCCTTCTCCGCTTCTCCCAATCTGAAACGAGTTCATGCTGATGCTTTAAGTGGAAATATCTGAGGTAGGAGAAGAATGTCGTTGTGGAATTACCCGAGGTATAGTATGGCTAATCGTCGATGCGCCCTGCCGAAGCAAGGATCTATTCGCACTGCTTCTTTGCACTCGCCGACGGCCTCCAGGAATCGGCCCATGGCCATGAGGGGGGCTGCCTTGTTGCTCCCAAGACGATGCTTTGCCCTGGTCGATCAGAATGGCGCGATCATACAGTGCCACCGCCTCCGCGTATCTCCCCTACTTGTACTCCTCGTTGCCCATCTCCTTCAGCTCCTCTGGCTCCAACCACTTTGACAGAGCTAGGCAGCGTACCTCGGGTGTCGCGGCCGAATCTTGCTAGCCGTCGGAGGAGATCCCGCCTCTTTCCTTTACTGTCTTGGGCAGGTAATCGAGCACGTTCCGGCTCGGAGTGACCGCCTCGGAAGCCCGGATGTTGCCCAGGTTCCCGAAGACCATGACGCCACCGGAAGACGTGCGGACGAGGGCGCTGGTGGTCGTGGATCACGCCGTCGAGCTGGCCCGGCCGGCGCACTCGACGGGCAGCCTTCCGGCGGCAGCCTTGAGGCAGCCGGGGGCTACCGTCTTGGAATTCTGCGGCGCCGGCGCGGCGGGTGGAAGGGCCGCGCTCGTGGGCACCAAGAGGGACGCCTCGTCATCGGACGCTGCTCGCCGGCGCTTGGAGTCGGAGGGCGGCAGACTGGGGCTATCTGCGACCGGGTGACGGGGGCTCGAGAACGGATTCCTTCGGCGATAGATGCTATTGTAAA encodes the following:
- the LOC135587138 gene encoding large ribosomal subunit protein uL3c-like; this translates as MEVSLMSSTRCSSFSPSPTWKPSVSLLARPALLSLRSSSLCPLGPLSSSRDLLSRRHGGRRVTVMSMEAGIGVMGTKLGMMTYFEPDGTVVPVTVVGFREGNIVAQVKTAATDGYDAVQVGYRRVRDRKLTKPELGHLEKAGAIPMRHLQEFRLQSVDGFEPGQRLVVEDIFKEGDLVDVSGNSIGKGFQGGIKRHNFRRGLMTHGSKSHRALGSIGAGTTPGRVYKGKKMPGRMGGTKTKIRKLKIVKIDSELRVVMIKGAVPGKPGNLLRITPAKIVGKNIPKN